The genomic segment cccaccctacccccactgcAAGGGGACTTCAGGAAACTGTCATCACTAGGTGGCAGCAGTGGCTCAGTTAACCCAGTGGGATGTGCCCTCCTCTGTAGTCGGAGGTGCCGGCTGCTTTGGTGAGCTGAGTCAGAAGACAGGCAGTTCCTTTGCtgctttttaatctttaaattttcttacaAAAATTTCAATGTTTGCTGATACAGTcttattttggtttcattttgaaTGCTTTGTGTCAGTTTTcttcattaagtcccaaagagcAGGCACTGAAGAGCAGTTCCCCGCTGCTGCTGGCACTCAGGCCCCGAGGTTACTTGAGGTTCTAGGCAGATGCAGATGCAACAGCCAGAGTGGCCCCAGCCACAGGCAGCTCAGGAGGAGTACACAGCAGAGGGAAGATGTCCTAGGAATCCAAGGACAGGGGCTGGGGGCAAGCACAGCTTGTCCCCCAAGTTGTCTGCCTCCTAAACGTCCCTGCCTGGACTCTCCTGGAGCAGCCCTCACTGCGGTCAGCCTGCATGCATGGTAGTACTCCAGCCACCCTTAGCCACGTTCTTTTCcaaatccccctccccccaactgtCCCATTGCCTGCTCCAAGACCTCCACTCCAGGCTCTATTTGCTCTTCTGTGGCACTGTGTGTGGGGACTCCCACCCCTCTCTTTTCCCACTACACAGCACCATGTCAGTAAACAGCTAACTCAGGCCTGGAGAGTTAGATCAGgagagtggaggagaggggagggtaaGACAGAAGGGATATTCAGAAAGTCAGGCCCTGGCTTGGGACAGGAGGCTTGGCCAACCCGCCACACAGGGGTGGGACTCCCGGCTCCAGGATTGGCTCTGCTCAAGATGGCCCTTCCAACTATTGCGATGTGATCCCTAAGAACAAACAGCTGGGCCAGGGCCCTgcaaaagaagacaaagacagaTGCTGTAGCTGGGAGCCCAGAGAGTCAACAAAGCCAGCAAAACGTAGCAGGGTGACTTGGGAGCCTCCACACAGGGCAGCTGCCTGCAGAGACCACACAGAAGCAGTGGCTGTGGATTGAAGGGTGGGCCATGCCAAGAGCCTTGACAATAGGGCCAGGCCTGTTTAACTGGTCTTCAAAGGGTCCTGTGATAGGAGTATTTGAGGAAATAGAGGGCATGTCTCCCCAGGACCCTGATCTCTGGGGGCAGGAAGGGCAGGAACAGGCCTGTGAGCTCTGGGAGAGTCTTCCTGGGTCCTACCAGGGCTCACACAGGAAGCTCAGACAAACAGCAAGCAGAAATAGACAAGAAGCCCCAATCCACAGATGGGAAAACCAACCAAATGAAGGAACATACCAGGCATGCAAGCTAGACCCAGGAGTCAACAGGCTGAGGCTTAGCATCCCCCACGGCGTCCACCAGCCTGACCGAAGGCCTGCTGGGCCCAGGCGGAGGGGCCTTCCTGCCAGGGTCGGGCTGCAGCGCATGGCAAGTAGGCAGACAGGAgttagaagcaggaaaaaaagcaggTTAACTGCAACTAAGGGCAGATTAGGCTGGTCGATGTGGACAAGGAAGGGGTACGATCTAAGGTGGGCCTGCCAGGCAGTACAGGGGAGTGACACTCTGGAACTAGTGTGGCTCGCACTCCGTATGGGTGGCACATGGATATACCAGAGGCTGGTACATGATGCCAGGATACTGGCACAAAGTAGGTGGCAGATGCTTTCCCTTTCAGGGGACCATGGTGGATACCCTGCCCCCACACACATAAGAGAAAGGTACAGATCCACTTGCTCAGACTCTGGTTCTATGCAGCCAGTGCCCTGTCCATTCCTTTGCGCAGGTGTCTGCACTGAACCCTCAGTACCACAGTCCACTGATGTGTGGGCTACTTTCTGGGTCTAGCAAGTGAGTGCCACTCCAGCCACGTTCCAGAGCCCTGATCAAACTTAGCACTACATGGCTGTTCTCTTGCCAAGCCCTAAACATAAAGCCTCCCTGGGTACTTGCTCACTGTCACTCACTTTCAACAGTTCCTTCTCTGAGGTCTCCCCTGTGGAGTCACTGCCTAGTGTCCTCCGTTCCCTCCGGTCAACTGTGGCATACCCATCTGTAGAGTGGAACAGAGCAGGGAATGACGGAGCCCTCCTGGGGAAGGCACCACAGGGACAGATGATCTTTCAGTCCAGATCAGAAAGTCCTGGGACAGGGGACTTTGGATCTCAGTGCCAGATCCAACCTGCCCTGAGGCCTCCACACCACCTCTCCAcatagaaaatgacattttaccATTTTATCTTCCCAGTCTTCTTCcctgcacacatgcacttacCTGGACCAAGTGTATCCATGAGGATCACATCTCGGGGGGCTGACTTCTCCCCATCTGCAAGGCATGAGCAGTGTCTATCTGTGAGCAGTGGGCAGGCACAGGGAGGGCAGTGCAGACAAGCTTGCCACAGGACAGTCCTCAGTGACTCTAACGCTTAGCACTCCTTTCCagtctctgcctgctgccaccaccCTGGCTTCCTGGGCAGCCACAGAAGACGAGTTCCCAGGAGGCTGACTGCATGAAAAGCCTCAAGCACTGAGCCGTCTTAACAGGACAGCCCTGTCTCCCCAACCCCACCAGCCTTGTGCATTCGCAGAGGGGAGCTACTCCCAAGCTTTAGGGCTAAGCTCCATGTCCCCGTCCCCAGCTTGTGCTCACCAGGGTTCTTGTCCACCAGTGGCAGTGTGCTGTCATCAAAGCCCCCAGGACTTGGTGTTCCTTTGTGTCCTCTGGCAGTGCTAGCAGACTAAGGAGgcacaaaatacaaataagaggTAAGGCCCTTGACACTCCTGCTTGGAGCAGACCTGGCAAAGTGAGAGAGAAGGCGGGGCAGGTGCACCTGGAAGCGTGTCTTGTTCCAGCCATCCCTCTGTAGGGCTCCTCGCAGCTCCTTGTAGCTCCACACAGTCTGTAGCACGTGCGATGCAGCCTTGGCCTCCCGCACTGACTGGCTGCAGCAAGCAGCAGCCAGGGTTGGGGTCAGTGGTCTACCTCTTACAGTCTCCCTTCACCCCTCCCAAGCCCACCCTGCCCTCAGCAGGCCCTGCTTTCACCCACCTGGAGGCCACAAGTGCCACCAGTGCAGGCACACCACGGGCCTGCAGGAGGGAGCGAGCATTGTCCAGGCTATCGGACACAATCTCATGGATGGTGTTGAGCACAGCTACCACCGTATCCTCCTCCAGGTGGGCACTAGGGTGAATAGGTGCCTGTGCATTGCGAACATTCCGCACCAGCTCTGTCATGGCGTAGCTCCCTAAAGGTGGGGTCAGATGTTAGGACTCATCTCTGCCCTATCCCTGGGGGAAGGAGCAGTGTTCAGACAGAGACTATTACCCTGCCACAACCCTAGAGCTTTTAAAAGGTTGAGCCTCAAGAACTGGGAGAGGAAGACCTAAGCTCCCACAGTCCAACATAAGACCAGCCCAACCTCATGGGCCCATCCTCCAACAACCTGTCCCCAACACCTGTCCTGCTTCACAAGCTCTGGGTCAGACCCGTCAGCATCCTCACCGATGAGGTCTTTGTTACGCTGGTCGAGTGAAAGGTTGCGCAGTGCAATGGCGACAGCACGCACCACCTTGTCGGTCTCAGACTGTAGCAATTCCACCAGCACCGGCAGCCCACGTTCCTTGCGTACTGTGGCACGGATGTATGTGGCCCACTGTGAGGGTGGCACACGAGGTGAATACTCAGGGGAGTTACCTTGCACAATACCACACCAAGCACGCTGGCCAGGGCACAGTGCTCAGTGCCACCTGACCCTGAGGATGTGCTGTCCCCTCTCCTCCTACAGGCCCAGATGGAGGTAAGGGCTCAAGGCAGAACCAGTGGGGTGTCTGGAATCCCCCTGTCCAGGTCTTGCCCTCCCTGCCGACCTCACTCCTCACCGTCCAGTTGCCAGCACTTAGGTTTTGCAGGGCACCAGCTGCAGCTTCTAGGGTGTTGAAGTTCCGGCTCTCCGTAAGGAGTGAGAGGTAGAGACGTACCACCTCGGGCTGGTATAGCAGCTCAAAGCCTAGACACAAGGCAATGGCAGCCCGTCAAGGTGTAACTCCCCACTCCTGCAGCCCCTTCTTATTCATTGTTCCGAAGCTAGGGTGGGCTGCAGGGGCGGATACTGAACAGTCAAGTCAGATTTAGTATCAATTAGTGTCCCAGtcagccaggaggcagagcaggtagaCGAGGCCATTCCTTCCTTAACCCTGCTTGCAAAGAAATAGTGGAGCCTGCACATCCAGGAGGTATGGTAGAGGGAGATGGGCACTGAGCTACTTCTTTAGCAATAGAACTCACCTTCCCTGGGTATGACCAGGCCAGCACCCCTAAACACAAGGCTCTCTGACAATAGGGGCCTCTTTCACCAGTAAGTAACAGACTGTATAGCTGGGACCCCTGCATCCCAGGCAACCATTCCAGGCTCCCCAGAAACTGAGTCCCAGCCTGGCAGCAAGGTGTCCAGCAGAAGGCCTCAAGGATACGAGCTAAGGTGCCTTCAAGCCTGCCTGTGTGAGACCAGAGCATCTCCCTAGCCCAGGATATAACTCCCACACCCCACATCtcacctttccccttccccttgtGCCCATTCTCCCTCCACTCCAGCCTGCTGGGTCTCCTGCTCCCCAAGTTCTCCAGACACATTATCCTCTCAGGGCATCTACACAGGCTGGCTACTGGGCCTGAGCTCTTCCATCTCTCAGTTTGGGGCATCTGGGTTCTTCTGATATCCTGGGCCCCACCAAGGTAATCTTTTCTCTCACTAACTGTCAGTTCCCAGTGCAAAGCACAATGTCAGTGCACACTGAAGTGCAGCAGACATAACAAACAGCAGGGGTGATCCACCCCGGACTGCAGAAGCCCATCCTCAGACCCTGGCCCCTGGGTCATACCCTCTACAAGTAACATGGCTGAGTCACCGTCAGTGTCCCTCCAGTCCACCTCACTTGCTGAGACTGAAAGTTTACCTGAAACACTGTGCACACTGACTGAACCCTCGGGCGGTGTCAAGCCCCAACCATTCTTTAGAAAACTGAATTCTGATGGATGAGGTTGTTTGCGTATCTGACCCTCCAGCCCAGTCTTCTAGGCCTGCTCAATGGCACAAAGCCTTGACcccgcctccctccccccccccccccccccccccccccggccagcACAGGCCCCAGGCTCCCTAGCTCTGCCGCTTTACCCATTCACCTTTGGCAGCCTCAGTACGTTTGGGCAGGTCCAGTGTGTCAAAGTTCCggtccatctctccatccttcttccctgGAAGAGAAGGGTGGTAGGCACTGAGGGATACGTCCATGGGGGACAAGTATATAGGGACTGGGTACTAAGAATACCCTGGCAGAGATGTTCTGTCCTCAGAGTAAGGAAGCAGGCTGGCCCAGGACATGGGTGGCAGTGGAGCCTAGCACCAGCCTAACCTAGACCTCGCCTCTCATCAGGGTCAGTGACACAGCACGCTAAGCTACAGTGCAGCAGGACTGGGCCAAAAAGTTCCATCCAAGAGGAAAACTGCCCCCAGCTGGGGGCCAGATATGGGCCAACCTTTACTGTACTGAAGGATAACCGTATCTGGGCTGAGTCCCTATAGAAGCCAATTTGAACTCTCAGCCCCTTCAGCTGAAGGAGCTCTAGCAGGCAGCAATCCACTACAGATGACCTGGTGCCCCTGCCCTGCTTCTGTGCCACCTATCACCCACTTCATCAGAGGGGCAGATGGTCCCCTGTGCTGGCCACTCCCTGGACCCTGCCCACTGTTTGCTTGGTCCCAGTGCTGCCTTAGTAGTTTGTTCTGACTTTGTAAGCAGCAGCCCCTGGGCCTCCCACCAGTCCAGAGCCAGCATTCCAGCCTCTGTCATGTCTATGCTGTTGTCATGGAGATGGCTGCCCTTCCAggggactgggggtggggcagggcctGGAGGCTGGAAGGCATCCCAGCTGCCCTATAGTTGTCATGGAGATCACTGTCTGAGCTTAGGGAACATGAATGTCACTCTGTTGCCCACTGCCCTTGCCAGACCTGGACAGCAGAACAAGCAGGGACTCACCTTGGAACCACTCCTCTGGGCGGCCGGAGGAAGCACAGGAAAGAGGAGATGAGCCTCAGCAGAGTACCCTCCCATGACTCATACTCCCACCCATGCCAGGCCAAGCAAGCAGGCTGTGCAACCTCATTCCAGGAATTCTGGGGGCTCAGTATCCATAAGGCACAGGGAAGACCTAGGGTCAGGGGCAGGTGAAGGAAATGTGCCTGTCCCATTGCCACTGCTGGAGGATGCAGGTACCTGACACCTGTACCTTGCAGGTGCTGAGGGTGCCTGGCCAAGTGGAGGAAAGGACTACAGGCAGTTCTGTGAACAGCCATGTCGTGTCCTTTGTGGCCCTCAGAATCCTTCCCAAGAGTAGAAAGACAAAGGTGGATACTACACCATGGCCCACAGAAAAGGATTAAAGTTGGGCCTTGGGTCTGCACCTTTCCCAACTTGCTGCATGCCCATGGGGGCTGATTGGATGTCTTCTAGCCTCCAGGAACACCTGCCGTGGGCATGGAAAGCCCTGAGCCCTGGGACCAGTGGGAAAGAGATGTATCCCAGGCTCACCCACCCACCTTTGGCCTTTTTGCCACCAAAGCAGCTGGCGTCATCCTTCCTCCGACGCTGAGAGGCTGTAGCACTGCCCTGGATGCCAGGCTCGGCCTCCTGGTACCTGTCAGCTCCTGGAACCTCCTTGTGCACGTGGTAGGACAGGTTCCGCATGATGCACACGCAGTTCTCTACTGACTGTGGGAAGAAGTGGCCTGGTTGGGACACTGGACAAGGCGCTGTCAGCCTAAGCTGGGAGAACTGCCCGAGGGACCATGTCCCCTGCTCTGGGTAATTACTATCTGCTCCCGTTGGTGCCATTCTAGGGAGCTCCCACGCCCTTGGGTCCTGTTCCTGTGGCCCTTGGGCTCTGAGAACCTGAAAGGAAGGCTGTTTCCATCTGTCCCACCCACCTTATTGTCTGTGTCCTTCCTGCCCACAGCGGACTGCAGGGCATGCAGGAGTGCGTCCACCAGCCCTTCGCACTCGCGGAGTCGCCGGCGGGCCTCTGCACCATCCGAGCTCACATTCCTGGGTGGAAGAGAGCAGGACCACCAATGACCCCTATTCTTGCCCCCCCGGAACTCCCCAGCCCATTAGGCCTCCGTGGCTTTCATCTGCACAATGGGTCCTCTGGATCACAGTGAAAGAGAACAGGGTGGCCTGATTGCCCCGGGCAGTGGGGCCTTGTATCTGTCGGGGATAAAGTTGATTCCCTGGCTCCCAGTTGGCCTGGAATAGGATCGAGATGAGCCAGAATCCATGATATTCAGGCAAATCTGCCCCATTGCCTCAATACCAGGACCCTCCAGGGTCACGGTGGTATCAAACTGACAGACAAGCAGGACTTCAGAGACTTAGGAAGTGGGTGTGAGGACAAGGCCACTGGAAAACCCAGGGACTCAGGATGTGGTTCAAAGCTCCTAAGATTGGACAAGCTGAGCTGTGAGCATGGCAGCTCCTGACACCCTGCAGATCTGACCTatgccccacccctgcccacacCTCAGGCAGCCTGATGTGTTCTTGAAGACTGTTGTCCACTCGGCATCCCGGGGCTTCGAGTCTTCATTAGGCTCTCGCTCCCAGCCTGAGTGGGGCACGATGACCTCATGGGTCAGCGTCTGTAAGCCGTGGTCAATGATGACCATCTTCAGGGGCTCATAGGATGACAGGTTCCAGAGTGTGCCTGTAATGTGCCACTAGTCAATACTGTTGACCATGgccctcctgccttggcctccccagGGATGACACTTGTGATCTTTCCCTCTTTGTCCTCCAGCGGATACATGACGCTAGCATAGCTGCCATTGGGTTTTCGTTTTTTAGGTTGTGCCAGGGATGGCACCTAGGGCCTGTGCATGTCAGGCAAGCACTGCCACTGAGTGACACCCAGCTCAAGTAAGAGTTAGAAGCAGTAAAAGTTGTAAGAGGTTCAAGGGCCCCACAGAGCCTGGGCAAGTTGTACTGGCAGCACCTAATGGTAGCTTTCAGCTAACAGGGAAGGGACAAATTATAAGAGAGGCATAGGCAGTGACAGTTTATCCCATCCAGTTCCTGCCACATGAGCGGGTGGACTGGCAAATGCTCCTGACACCAAAGGGTTGTAATTTGGCCCTgtaaccccacacacacacagctcttcaTGGCACAAGCTCTACTCTTGTACTTACACAGGTAAGGAAGCAGGGAGGTAGGGTCTGGTCCCAGCAACCCCGTGGCTGAGAGAGTTGGGGACCCGTCCCAGCACCTAGGTCTGCTATACTCCTGTTTCCCCACTTACGGGCTAAGCCATGCTCTTGTCGGCCATGGCCAAGGCCCACTCACCAGTGACCAGCTCACGGACCTCATTGTCACGGGCAGCCCGCAACAGGCGCACCAGGGCTGGCACACCCCCGCAGTCCCGGATGGCAGCCTTGTTGTCAGCATCACGACCATAGGAGAGGTTGCGCAGCGCCCCACAGGCCCGGCGCCGCACCTCAGCCCGAGGGTGATCTAATAATGCCACCAGCAGAGGCAGCCCACGCAGCTGCCGCACTCGCCGCTTGACGCCCTCGTTCTCAAAACAGAGGTGCTGCAGATAGGCTGCGGCGTTGGCTTTCACAGGGTCCATAGGGTGCCGCAGCATGGCCAGCACCTCTGGCAGCTCGGGGTCCCGCCAGCGTGGCTCCTTGCGGGCACTATCCACTGAAGGCGAGCGCCGCACCACTCGGTCCAAGCTGCCCAGGCTGCCCCTCTCAGGCTGGGCCAGAGGGGCCGTTGCTGCTGGGAATGGAGGCCGCTCGTCTATCAGCTCACCAGCATCGTCTGCTGTGTCCTCAAAGGCCCTGTGTGGGTGAGCAGGTCCTGTCAACACCTTCACAGTAGTCAGTAGCCCTACCCCCCTACCCTGTTTAGGGGTCCGGGAATTCTCTGCTAAGAGGAACTGACAGCATTTTGTATCTCAGCCCCAAACACAGTGTGGACACCAAAAGTTCTACCCCAGCCCAGTCAGTGCAAGGTCAGGGTTACAGACAAATGCAGCCATTAATGGGCTTACATCCCTCGGGAATGTCCACTCATTAACAGTGTTACTTAACCATGGCTTAATGTGGCTTGATGTGGCATCTGTCAGTGACAGGCCAGGAACCTCACCTCCTTTCTGTAACATCAGCTCACTATACCAGCATGTAAAGGGTAGAATATCCTCCCTGAGAATGGCCACTCCAGTCAGACCATCTGATGAGGCATGTCTTTGGCTCTATGAACTCTCAAACTCGCTTCTCAAGGAAGGGTCTGAGGCTAGGAAGGTCAAATAATTTGCCCAGAGTCACAAAGGAAACTCCAGACACAGGTTGTGGTCATGTTTCCATGTTACAGATATAAATAGGAAGGGCATAAAGAGCGGGATCAAGGGCCATGACAAGAAGGACCAAGCCTCTGGGTCTCAGCTAGGGTGCATGGTGGAGACTTCGGCATAGAAACATCGGAGGCCTTAAGCAGAGTCAGACCATAAGCATCTGAAGCCTGGGTCTTCATGGCCAGCTGGCTATTAGGACAGCGACACCAGCTTACTGTTTACCATCCCAGGCCTGTTCCTGAGAAGAGATGAAGCCAGTTCTAACTGAGATGTAGCCTGCTGACCTGTGGGATACTCTGTAGCTGGAAAGTGGAAGACAGAATCCCCAGAAGAGGCAGTCACAAGCAACAGGTGCTCACCTGGCACGAACGCCCCGCCCATACTCAGGTCTCCTCCGTGCTGCTGTGCCATAGTCAGGCTCCAGGTCAGGGCCACCTTCATCATCGGCAGCCAGGCTCCGCGTATCATCCTCAAGTCCATATGGCTCAGCTTGGAAGTGCTCGGGCAGGGAGCGGCCACTTGGTGGTCCAGGCTCAGAGCCCATGGGGAAGGCTTCACGGCGGCCAGGCAGTGTAAAGCAACCATCACCAGGCCCCGGGCCCAAGAGACCAGTACGCGGGGGCCGTACCCCAAGCCCTCGGGACAGGCTGCCATAGCCTGGGATATCACGGGGCTCGGGGCCATCAGAAAAGCCACCTCCACTGCTGAGGTAGGCTCGGGAGAGTGTGGCTGCTGGACCACCACCACGCAGAAGGAAATGACGGTCCAGGGGCCCATCAGTAAAAGAGCCAAGTGAGGGGCCACCGTCCAGCAAGGGGAGTCCATCTGGGCCCAAAGGTACCTGGCGTACTGTCCTTGTAGTCACAGTCTTGACCGTCTTGGTGACCTGATGGATAAGAAAGTAGCATATGGGCTTGGTGGACAGTGCCAGGGTTCTTCATCCAAACAGCAAGTGGTCCTTAAGGGGCCAGCTCACATGCCTGTTCCACAGAGGGATGGCTGTGGTTGTCCAAGCTTCCCTCTTCTTGCCTGGGCCCAGCCATACCTTAGTCTCAGTGCGCCGGGTTGTACCATCTTCTGATGTGACGATGGACACGTGGGAGGTGGGCGTGCCAGGGTCTTCCTCTACTGTCACTGTCTCCTCCAGCACCTCAGGTGCCTCTGGCATCGTGGCCAGCGATGCCTGGCTACCCGGGCTCTGCTCCTAGGAGAATGGTATCAGAAGTCAAAGCTCCATGCCCCACAGACTCTGCCTTGGATTTCTGCTGAGCATGCACCAGGGGTCATTAGTTCTTCAACCTTGGGAGGAAGTGCAAGGGGAGTCCATCTGAACCCAAAGACACCTGGCATACTGTCCTTGTGGTCACAATCTTGACTTTCTTGGTGACCTGATGGACAAGAAAGCAGTGTATGGACCCGGTGGCTCTAGAGCCTTTGTCAGGGCTCTAGTGCCCTGACAAAGCCAGGGTGGCTCAATTCTCGTAGGTGCAAGGTGGCCTCCCCTGAGCTGCATGGCTCTACCTCAGGCTTCTCTAGGCCTAAAGAGGAACGAAGAAGGTCCTGCAAGATATTCTGACATCACCGTCCTCCTCAGGCCAATTTTCCTCCCCATCCTACTCCATAAACTCTGATGGCCAAGGCTTAGAGTCACAGATTCAGCACAGCTCACACAACCATGTGCCAAGATCAGCCAAGAATATTCACAGTTCCGAGATACCCACCTTCTAGAGTACACCAGGTGCCCACAGTGCTACAATACCCTTGCTCCTTCAGCCCACATGCTCTTGGGACATGGAGACCAGGTATTGTATCATACATTAGACATATGGATTCCTGCCTGCAGCCACCTTGCCACCGCCCTGCACAGAGGAATGATGTGGGAATTCTGGGGAAGATAGTTAAGGACTGGGGCTCACTTGTATTAGTCAGATTAGCCAGTGTGGTAACCAACTCCAAAAAAGACTGGTCAGTTCCTGCTGGGCAGAGTGGCAAGTGGATCTGAGAGTCACGGTCTGCCTTGGGCCCAGGGCCTCACCCTGTCCACATCTTGGGGTTGGCATCTGGCCTGGACAGGGGTTGGAACTCAAGCTACTGTGGGCGGGTCAGAGGGGACACATTCCTTTATAGCCATGGCTAGGTCAGGAGAAGACTGTGCCTCGCCCACCCAAGGCCCAGGGAGGGTTAGTAGTTCAGACTGCATCTCCCCCACCTCCGGAGCCACAGTGCCCTTCCCTGGCCTGGGAGCTGTGCTAAGCAGGGGCCAGGCTGTGCCCCCATAACAGGTCTTCCTGCAGAGATCACGAGGACAGGAAACCTTCTCAGGCCAGCTCCTGGCCTGACACAGACAAGTGTAAGAGCACAAGTGTATCACTAGCATGACAGGACATCTCCTGGGCTCTGGCAACACAGGACACTGGAGGCACAGAGCACAGCTCTCCCTCCCTCAGGAGCAGGACCTTGGAGATTTAAGAGGAGAGGTTTGCACTTCAGAGGTATTAGCAGAGGGATCTTAGAAATCCATTTAACAAGAATCCTTTGAGCTTTGCCTCACCTCTTTGGGACGGTGCCTTACCAGTTACTTTCCTAGCCTAGGGATGAGATGGAATGTCTGCTGGGACCTGGCCAGGAAGAGGAGACCCTGTTCcctgggaaagagaaatagat from the Arvicola amphibius chromosome 10, mArvAmp1.2, whole genome shotgun sequence genome contains:
- the Arvcf gene encoding armadillo repeat protein deleted in velo-cardio-facial syndrome isoform X4, whose protein sequence is MPAELRQEQSPGSQASLATMPEAPEVLEETVTVEEDPGTPTSHVSIVTSEDGTTRRTETKVTKTVKTVTTRTVRQVPLGPDGLPLLDGGPSLGSFTDGPLDRHFLLRGGGPAATLSRAYLSSGGGFSDGPEPRDIPGYGSLSRGLGVRPPRTGLLGPGPGDGCFTLPGRREAFPMGSEPGPPSGRSLPEHFQAEPYGLEDDTRSLAADDEGGPDLEPDYGTAARRRPEYGRGVRARAFEDTADDAGELIDERPPFPAATAPLAQPERGSLGSLDRVVRRSPSVDSARKEPRWRDPELPEVLAMLRHPMDPVKANAAAYLQHLCFENEGVKRRVRQLRGLPLLVALLDHPRAEVRRRACGALRNLSYGRDADNKAAIRDCGGVPALVRLLRAARDNEVRELVTGTLWNLSSYEPLKMVIIDHGLQTLTHEVIVPHSGWEREPNEDSKPRDAEWTTVFKNTSGCLRNVSSDGAEARRRLRECEGLVDALLHALQSAVGRKDTDNKSVENCVCIMRNLSYHVHKEVPGADRYQEAEPGIQGSATASQRRRKDDASCFGGKKAKGKKDGEMDRNFDTLDLPKRTEAAKGFELLYQPEVVRLYLSLLTESRNFNTLEAAAGALQNLSAGNWTWATYIRATVRKERGLPVLVELLQSETDKVVRAVAIALRNLSLDQRNKDLIGSYAMTELVRNVRNAQAPIHPSAHLEEDTVVAVLNTIHEIVSDSLDNARSLLQARGVPALVALVASSQSVREAKAASHVLQTVWSYKELRGALQRDGWNKTRFQSASTARGHKGTPSPGGFDDSTLPLVDKNPDGEKSAPRDVILMDTLGPDGYATVDRRERRTLGSDSTGETSEKELLKPDPGRKAPPPGPSRPSVRLVDAVGDAKPQPVDSWV